A window of Theropithecus gelada isolate Dixy chromosome 14, Tgel_1.0, whole genome shotgun sequence contains these coding sequences:
- the LOC112606940 gene encoding protein tyrosine phosphatase type IVA 1-like isoform X2: protein MAPMNHPAPVEVTYGNMRFLIIHNPTNSTLNRFIEELKKYGVTTMVRVCETTYDPALVEKEGIQFLDWPFDDGSSPSNQIVDDWLSLVDVKFREEPGCCIAIHCVAGLGRTPFIREKRRGAFNSKQLLYLEKYHSQMRLCFKDSTGHRNNCCIQ from the exons ATGGCTCCAATGAATCACCCAGCTCCAGTGGAAGTCACATACGGGAACATGAGATTTCTAATCATACACAACCCAACCAATTCGACCTTAAACAGATTTATAGAAGAACTTAAGAAATACGGGGTTACCACAATGGTAAGAGTATGTGAAACAACTTATGACCCTGCTCTTGTGGAGAAAGAAGGCATCCAGTTTCTGGATTGGCCTTTTGATGATGGTTCATCACCATCCAACCAGATTGTTGATGACTGGTTAAGTCTTGTAGACGTTAAGTTTCGTGAAGAACCTGGTTGTTGTATTGCCATTCACTGTGTTGCAGGTCTTGGGAGGACTCCG TTTATAAGAGAAAAACGGCGCGGCGCTTTTAACAGCAAGCAACTTTTGTATTTGGAGAAATATCATTCTCAAATGCGGCTTTGCTTCAAAGACTCCACTGGTCACAGAAACAACTGTTGTATTCAATAA
- the LOC112606940 gene encoding protein tyrosine phosphatase type IVA 1-like isoform X3: MNHPAPVEVTYGNMRFLIIHNPTNSTLNRFIEELKKYGFLDWPFDDGSSPSNQIVDDWLSLVDVKFREEPGCCIAIHCVAGLGRTPVLVALALIESGMKNEDAVQFIREKRRGAFNSKQLLYLEKYHSQMRLCFKDSTGHRNNCCIQ; this comes from the exons ATGAATCACCCAGCTCCAGTGGAAGTCACATACGGGAACATGAGATTTCTAATCATACACAACCCAACCAATTCGACCTTAAACAGATTTATAGAAGAACTTAAGAAATACGGG TTTCTGGATTGGCCTTTTGATGATGGTTCATCACCATCCAACCAGATTGTTGATGACTGGTTAAGTCTTGTAGACGTTAAGTTTCGTGAAGAACCTGGTTGTTGTATTGCCATTCACTGTGTTGCAGGTCTTGGGAGGACTCCGGTGCTTGTTGCTCTAGCATTAATTGAAAGTGGAATGAAAAACGAAGATGCAGTACAGTTTATAAGAGAAAAACGGCGCGGCGCTTTTAACAGCAAGCAACTTTTGTATTTGGAGAAATATCATTCTCAAATGCGGCTTTGCTTCAAAGACTCCACTGGTCACAGAAACAACTGTTGTATTCAATAA
- the LOC112606940 gene encoding protein tyrosine phosphatase type IVA 1-like isoform X1, whose amino-acid sequence MAPMNHPAPVEVTYGNMRFLIIHNPTNSTLNRFIEELKKYGVTTMVRVCETTYDPALVEKEGIQFLDWPFDDGSSPSNQIVDDWLSLVDVKFREEPGCCIAIHCVAGLGRTPVLVALALIESGMKNEDAVQFIREKRRGAFNSKQLLYLEKYHSQMRLCFKDSTGHRNNCCIQ is encoded by the coding sequence ATGGCTCCAATGAATCACCCAGCTCCAGTGGAAGTCACATACGGGAACATGAGATTTCTAATCATACACAACCCAACCAATTCGACCTTAAACAGATTTATAGAAGAACTTAAGAAATACGGGGTTACCACAATGGTAAGAGTATGTGAAACAACTTATGACCCTGCTCTTGTGGAGAAAGAAGGCATCCAGTTTCTGGATTGGCCTTTTGATGATGGTTCATCACCATCCAACCAGATTGTTGATGACTGGTTAAGTCTTGTAGACGTTAAGTTTCGTGAAGAACCTGGTTGTTGTATTGCCATTCACTGTGTTGCAGGTCTTGGGAGGACTCCGGTGCTTGTTGCTCTAGCATTAATTGAAAGTGGAATGAAAAACGAAGATGCAGTACAGTTTATAAGAGAAAAACGGCGCGGCGCTTTTAACAGCAAGCAACTTTTGTATTTGGAGAAATATCATTCTCAAATGCGGCTTTGCTTCAAAGACTCCACTGGTCACAGAAACAACTGTTGTATTCAATAA